In a genomic window of Nocardiopsis mwathae:
- a CDS encoding serine hydrolase domain-containing protein has protein sequence MTGTTRRQFVGQAAALLSGAALTGAAGAVVGCTPAQDGSATPESDGGHIGDSIDGFLTETVPEGAGLTALAARHGEIVYCKGIGFADRESNIGAECDTVYDIGSITKQFTAAAILKLEMAGELATSDPLSDFVDGLPEDKQDITLHRLLTNTSGLVEQIGDDYDAQSRDGILAAAARSDLLSAPGTEYHYSNVGYSVLAAVIEMVSGIGYEEYLSRYLFVPAGMAHTGYVLPNWERTQVAVEYDAEGTPKGRPNDHLWDTDGPYWNLRGNGGILSTAPDMFRWHVALDGHGILSEAAKKKLFEPHVLEDDGETHYGYGWVVMVQDERKVVWHNGGNGSSYAEFARLIDEGVAVFWSTNHAEQDLRWNLEELELTQGMVDRLREDG, from the coding sequence ATGACAGGAACGACGAGGCGACAGTTCGTGGGACAGGCCGCAGCGCTGCTGTCGGGTGCGGCCCTGACCGGAGCAGCGGGCGCCGTGGTCGGCTGCACCCCAGCGCAGGACGGAAGCGCCACACCGGAATCGGACGGCGGACATATCGGCGATTCGATCGACGGATTCCTCACCGAGACGGTCCCGGAGGGGGCCGGCCTGACGGCTCTCGCGGCTCGGCACGGCGAAATCGTGTACTGCAAAGGCATCGGTTTCGCCGACAGGGAATCGAACATCGGCGCCGAATGCGACACCGTCTACGACATCGGGTCGATCACCAAGCAGTTCACGGCCGCGGCGATCCTGAAACTGGAGATGGCCGGAGAGCTGGCGACGAGTGATCCGCTCTCGGACTTCGTCGACGGCCTCCCTGAGGACAAGCAGGACATCACACTGCACCGGCTTCTGACGAACACCTCGGGATTGGTCGAACAAATCGGAGACGACTACGACGCCCAGTCCCGGGACGGCATCTTGGCCGCTGCCGCCCGATCCGATCTGCTGTCGGCTCCGGGAACCGAGTACCACTACTCCAACGTTGGCTACAGCGTGCTGGCCGCGGTCATCGAGATGGTCTCAGGGATCGGCTACGAAGAGTACCTCTCCAGGTATCTCTTCGTCCCGGCCGGAATGGCTCACACCGGATACGTTCTGCCGAATTGGGAGCGGACACAAGTAGCAGTCGAATATGACGCGGAAGGAACACCGAAAGGCAGACCGAACGACCATCTGTGGGACACCGACGGCCCCTACTGGAACCTTCGTGGCAATGGTGGGATTCTATCCACCGCGCCGGACATGTTCCGCTGGCATGTCGCGCTCGACGGACACGGCATCCTGTCGGAGGCGGCGAAAAAGAAGCTGTTCGAGCCACACGTTCTGGAAGACGACGGCGAGACACACTACGGATACGGGTGGGTCGTCATGGTCCAAGACGAGCGCAAGGTCGTTTGGCATAACGGCGGCAACGGCTCGTCCTACGCCGAGTTCGCCCGGCTGATCGACGAAGGAGTGGCGGTCTTCTGGTCCACCAACCACGCGGAGCAAGATCTCCGCTGGAACCTGGAGGAGCTGGAACTGACCCAGGGAATGGTGGACCGCCTCCGCGAGGACGGTTGA
- a CDS encoding sirohydrochlorin chelatase encodes MRNPPVMGRDVVEARGNGRPPIPLVAVAHGSRDERSSHTVERVFARVRRLRPELDVRVAYLDHVSPGAEEAVTRVAAEGVGEVVVLPALLTSAYHSKVDLPDVLDRVRASCPWLHIHYADTLGPHPLLLDAVEQRLEEAGAVAAPDTSLVLASAGSSDPDANRTIEEMAAALARRNPWREVVPAYASAASPTPGEAVARLRAAGAARVAVSGYLLAPGFFSDRVADQSFAAGATAVAPALGDVPQLAEVVLDRYDAARHGLPVPGIPTA; translated from the coding sequence ATGCGGAATCCACCTGTGATGGGGCGCGACGTCGTCGAGGCGCGGGGGAACGGGCGCCCGCCCATCCCCCTGGTCGCCGTGGCCCACGGCAGCCGGGACGAGCGGTCGTCGCACACGGTCGAGCGGGTCTTCGCCCGCGTGCGGCGCCTCCGCCCCGAGCTCGACGTGCGCGTGGCCTACCTCGACCACGTCTCCCCCGGCGCGGAGGAGGCCGTCACCCGGGTGGCCGCCGAGGGGGTCGGCGAGGTCGTCGTGCTGCCGGCCCTGCTCACCTCGGCGTACCACAGCAAGGTCGACCTGCCCGACGTCCTCGACCGGGTCCGGGCATCGTGCCCGTGGCTGCACATCCACTACGCCGACACGCTGGGCCCCCACCCGCTGCTCCTCGATGCCGTCGAACAGCGCCTTGAGGAGGCTGGCGCGGTGGCGGCCCCCGACACCTCCCTCGTCCTCGCCTCCGCGGGATCGAGCGACCCGGACGCCAACCGCACCATCGAAGAGATGGCCGCGGCGCTCGCCCGGCGCAACCCCTGGCGCGAGGTCGTGCCGGCCTACGCCTCGGCGGCCTCCCCCACCCCGGGGGAGGCCGTGGCCCGGCTGCGCGCCGCCGGCGCCGCAAGGGTCGCGGTGTCGGGCTACCTGCTGGCCCCGGGCTTCTTCTCCGACCGCGTCGCCGACCAGTCCTTCGCCGCGGGCGCCACGGCGGTCGCCCCGGCGCTGGGCGACGTCCCGCAGCTGGCCGAGGTCGTCCTGGACCGCTACGACGCGGCCCGGCACGGCCTCCCCGTCCCCGGCATTCCCACCGCCTGA
- a CDS encoding phosphoadenylyl-sulfate reductase, producing the protein MNVALEDGRALADRAAAELEEASAQEIIRWAAETFGDRLCMTSSMADALMVDLVSRVKPGIDVIFLDTGYHFAETIGTRDAVAQVYPINLVNVEPLRTVEEQDRDLGPRLHGRNPNICCHLRKVEPLQRALEPYDAWVSGLRRDEAVTRRGVGVVQWDARKKMVKVNPIARWTQQDVDAYMEEHGVIVNPLRYDGYPSIGCAPCTRPVAPGEDPRSGRWAGMGKTECGIHL; encoded by the coding sequence ATGAACGTCGCACTGGAGGACGGCCGGGCGCTGGCGGATCGGGCCGCGGCGGAGCTGGAGGAGGCGAGCGCCCAGGAGATCATCCGGTGGGCCGCCGAGACCTTCGGCGACCGGCTGTGCATGACCTCCTCGATGGCGGACGCGCTCATGGTCGACCTGGTGTCGCGGGTGAAGCCGGGCATCGACGTGATCTTCCTGGACACCGGCTACCACTTCGCCGAGACGATCGGCACGCGCGACGCGGTCGCGCAGGTGTACCCGATCAACCTCGTCAACGTCGAGCCGCTGCGCACGGTCGAGGAGCAGGACCGCGACCTGGGGCCGCGGCTGCACGGGCGCAACCCCAACATCTGCTGCCACCTGCGCAAGGTCGAGCCGCTGCAGCGCGCGCTGGAGCCCTACGACGCCTGGGTCAGCGGCCTGCGCCGGGACGAGGCCGTGACCCGGCGCGGCGTGGGCGTGGTGCAGTGGGACGCCCGCAAGAAGATGGTCAAGGTCAACCCGATCGCGCGGTGGACCCAGCAGGACGTGGACGCCTACATGGAGGAGCACGGCGTCATCGTCAACCCGCTGCGGTACGACGGCTACCCCTCGATCGGCTGCGCCCCGTGCACGCGCCCGGTGGCCCCGGGTGAGGACCCGCGCAGCGGCCGCTGGGCCGGTATGGGCAAGACCGAATGCGGAATCCACCTGTGA
- a CDS encoding nitrite/sulfite reductase translates to MPPTSAPAGSAPAAPGRNPRPRRGEGQWALGYREPLNKNEENKKNDDGLNVRQRIIDIYSKAGFDSIDPADLRGRFRWYGLYTQRAPGIDGGKTAVLEPEELDDRYFMLRIRIDGGQLSAAQLRTVAEISTAYGRDTADITDRQNVQLHWVRIEDVPAIWEKLEAVGLSTMEACGDTPRVILGCPLAGIAADEIVDATEQIHRIYDDHIGSPLFSNLPRKFKSSISGCSAYCTNHEINDVAFAGVIGPDGTPGFDLFVGGGLSTNPMFAQRLGTFVRPDQVSEVWAGVCSIFRDYGYRRLRHRARIKFLIKDWGAAKFREVLEKEYLGYALPDGPEPELAQDLRRDHVGVHRQRDGRNYVGFAPKVGRVSGTKLARIADIAEAHGSDRIRTTADQKLVILDIDDDQVDSLVTALDAEDLEVRPSVFRRQTMACTGIEFCKLAIVETKARGASLVDELEQRLPDFPEPITINVNGCPNSCARIQVADIGLKGQLVTDADGRQVEGFQVHLGGGMGLNAGFGRKVRGLKTTSEELTDYVERVLRRYLETKQDGEAFATWVGRAEEGDLK, encoded by the coding sequence ATGCCTCCCACATCCGCACCGGCCGGCTCCGCTCCCGCAGCACCCGGCCGCAACCCCCGCCCCCGCCGTGGCGAGGGCCAATGGGCCCTCGGCTACCGGGAACCGCTGAACAAGAACGAAGAGAACAAGAAGAACGACGACGGGCTCAACGTCCGCCAGCGCATCATCGACATCTACTCCAAGGCGGGGTTCGACTCCATCGACCCCGCCGACCTGCGCGGCCGCTTCCGCTGGTACGGGCTCTACACGCAGCGCGCGCCGGGGATCGACGGCGGCAAGACGGCGGTGCTGGAGCCTGAGGAGCTCGACGACCGCTACTTCATGCTGCGCATCCGCATCGACGGCGGCCAGCTCAGCGCCGCGCAGCTGCGCACCGTCGCCGAGATCTCCACCGCCTACGGCCGCGACACCGCCGACATCACCGACCGGCAGAACGTCCAGCTGCACTGGGTGCGCATCGAGGACGTGCCGGCCATCTGGGAGAAGCTGGAGGCCGTCGGCCTGAGCACGATGGAGGCGTGCGGCGACACCCCGCGCGTCATCCTCGGCTGCCCGCTCGCCGGGATCGCCGCCGACGAGATCGTCGACGCCACCGAGCAGATCCACCGGATCTACGACGACCACATCGGCAGCCCGCTCTTCTCCAACCTGCCGCGCAAGTTCAAGAGCTCCATCTCGGGGTGCTCGGCCTACTGCACCAACCACGAGATCAACGACGTCGCGTTCGCCGGGGTGATCGGCCCCGACGGCACCCCCGGCTTCGACCTGTTCGTCGGCGGCGGGCTGTCCACCAACCCCATGTTCGCCCAGCGGCTCGGCACGTTCGTCCGGCCCGACCAGGTCAGCGAGGTGTGGGCGGGCGTCTGCTCGATCTTCCGCGACTACGGTTACCGGCGGCTGCGGCACCGCGCCCGGATCAAGTTCCTGATCAAGGACTGGGGCGCGGCGAAGTTCCGCGAGGTGCTGGAGAAGGAGTACCTGGGCTACGCACTGCCCGACGGGCCCGAGCCCGAGCTCGCCCAGGACCTGCGCCGCGACCACGTGGGCGTGCACCGGCAGCGCGACGGACGCAACTACGTCGGCTTCGCCCCCAAGGTGGGACGGGTCTCGGGGACCAAGCTGGCGCGGATCGCCGACATCGCCGAGGCGCACGGCTCGGACCGGATCCGCACCACCGCCGACCAGAAGCTGGTCATCCTCGACATCGACGACGACCAGGTCGACTCGCTCGTCACGGCCCTGGACGCCGAGGACCTGGAGGTGCGGCCGAGCGTGTTCCGGCGCCAGACCATGGCGTGCACCGGCATCGAGTTCTGCAAGCTCGCGATCGTGGAGACGAAGGCGCGCGGGGCGTCGCTCGTCGACGAGCTGGAGCAGCGGCTGCCGGACTTCCCGGAACCGATCACCATCAACGTCAATGGCTGCCCCAACTCCTGCGCCCGCATCCAGGTCGCCGACATCGGGCTCAAGGGCCAGCTGGTCACCGACGCCGACGGCCGTCAGGTCGAGGGCTTCCAGGTGCACCTGGGCGGTGGCATGGGGCTCAACGCCGGATTCGGCCGCAAGGTGCGCGGGTTGAAGACGACGTCGGAGGAGCTGACCGACTACGTCGAACGGGTTCTGCGCCGCTACCTGGAGACCAAGCAGGACGGCGAGGCGTTCGCGACGTGGGTCGGCCGGGCCGAGGAAGGCGATCTCAAGTGA
- a CDS encoding putative leader peptide, which yields MTAVLDPMLRVRRHVDFLRVSSAICRNVG from the coding sequence ATGACCGCTGTTCTTGACCCGATGCTCCGCGTGCGCCGGCACGTGGACTTTCTGCGGGTCAGCAGCGCCATCTGTCGCAACGTCGGCTGA
- a CDS encoding YihY/virulence factor BrkB family protein produces the protein MWGLWERIWRAVDEALSRHPRLSDLVLLIARTGRSATRTRLVGLSAESAFFALLSLPALLLGLVGTLGHLGAVLGTRTVLDIRAWILDLAAKALTGEVVDTVVVPLIDDFLRGAQANVLSLTFLVSLWWGSRAMRVYIEAITIAYGLEGLRGYVRQRALAFVAYLGGLLFALIVLPVLVAGPNLVQDLLPVTAGRLNVAYWPVVGGVSAAAVALLYVLAVPVRTPLWRHLPGAVVATLGLMLGSALLRVYLDRSFGEVTIYGSLAAPIAILAWLWVVSMAVLAGSLLNAEIDSMWPTSRTAEARAEIAARRYARATRLVERHEEALRRVGEAGGAPDGGEERERAAGAGGREAPEDTGSQAEQPGRARPEADAPDGAPPPSGAGSAATGGERAPEEGPGEPEGPASGPDGTADGTNESRGTSSPGEREPRDPA, from the coding sequence GTGTGGGGCTTGTGGGAACGAATCTGGCGTGCCGTCGACGAGGCACTCTCCCGCCATCCGAGGCTGAGCGACCTCGTCCTGCTCATCGCGCGCACCGGCCGCTCGGCGACGCGCACCCGGCTCGTCGGCCTGTCCGCCGAGTCGGCGTTCTTCGCCCTGCTGTCGCTGCCCGCGCTGCTGCTGGGACTGGTGGGGACGCTGGGCCACCTGGGGGCCGTGCTGGGCACCCGGACCGTCCTGGACATCCGCGCGTGGATCCTCGACCTGGCGGCCAAGGCGCTGACCGGCGAGGTCGTCGACACGGTCGTGGTCCCCCTCATCGACGACTTCCTGCGCGGCGCCCAGGCCAACGTCCTCTCCCTCACCTTCCTGGTGTCGCTGTGGTGGGGGTCGCGGGCGATGCGGGTCTACATCGAGGCCATCACCATCGCCTACGGGCTGGAGGGCCTGCGCGGCTATGTCCGGCAGCGGGCGCTGGCGTTCGTCGCCTACCTCGGCGGCCTGCTGTTCGCGCTCATCGTGCTGCCCGTCCTGGTGGCCGGGCCCAACCTGGTGCAGGACCTGCTCCCGGTGACGGCGGGGCGGCTGAACGTCGCCTACTGGCCGGTGGTCGGCGGGGTCTCGGCGGCCGCCGTGGCCCTGCTGTACGTGCTGGCCGTGCCGGTGCGCACACCCCTGTGGCGGCACCTGCCCGGCGCCGTGGTCGCCACGCTCGGCCTCATGCTGGGCTCCGCCCTGCTCCGCGTCTACCTGGACCGCTCGTTCGGCGAGGTCACCATCTACGGGTCGCTCGCGGCGCCCATCGCGATCCTGGCGTGGCTGTGGGTGGTGTCGATGGCCGTCCTCGCGGGCTCCCTCCTCAACGCCGAGATCGACTCGATGTGGCCGACCTCCCGCACCGCCGAGGCCCGCGCCGAGATCGCCGCCCGCCGGTACGCCCGCGCCACCCGGCTGGTCGAGCGGCACGAGGAGGCGCTGCGCCGCGTCGGTGAAGCCGGCGGCGCGCCGGACGGAGGAGAGGAACGGGAGCGCGCAGCGGGCGCCGGGGGCCGCGAGGCTCCGGAGGACACCGGGTCGCAAGCGGAGCAGCCGGGGCGGGCGCGGCCGGAAGCGGACGCGCCGGACGGCGCCCCGCCGCCTTCGGGCGCCGGCTCCGCGGCCACAGGTGGGGAGCGGGCGCCGGAGGAGGGGCCTGGGGAGCCGGAGGGCCCGGCATCCGGCCCGGACGGTACAGCGGACGGCACGAATGAGAGCAGGGGCACGTCGTCCCCTGGGGAGAGGGAACCGCGGGATCCGGCATGA
- a CDS encoding HNH endonuclease family protein, protein MNRPFRSDSGSGGRKGLTGLLASAVAVIVLAAVISAFTGKDFLDTAGDLLGRDGGSGSSAPGPGSADDRWGTTDQEVAEARKRLETIAIAEPQPRGDYERKEFGSSWIDTNNNGCSTRNDILARDLEDTRVNTDCKVLEGTLEDPYTGETIDFTADRPQEVQIDHLVPLSLAWRMGASEWDRDKRVEFANDPENLFASDGPANMQKGDAGPGEWQPFEGFQCTYAVSYINVSVGYGLPVAKEDHAGLKDMLATC, encoded by the coding sequence ATGAACCGTCCTTTCCGCAGCGACTCCGGCTCCGGTGGCAGGAAGGGGTTGACCGGCCTGCTCGCCTCCGCGGTGGCGGTGATCGTGCTCGCCGCCGTCATCTCGGCGTTCACCGGCAAGGACTTCCTCGACACCGCGGGCGACCTCCTCGGCCGCGACGGCGGGTCCGGCTCCTCCGCCCCCGGCCCGGGCTCGGCCGACGACCGCTGGGGGACCACCGACCAGGAGGTCGCCGAGGCGCGCAAGCGGCTGGAGACGATCGCGATCGCCGAGCCGCAGCCGCGCGGCGACTACGAGCGCAAGGAGTTCGGCTCCTCCTGGATCGACACCAACAACAACGGCTGCTCCACCCGCAACGACATCCTCGCCCGCGACCTGGAGGACACCCGCGTCAACACGGACTGCAAGGTGCTGGAGGGAACGCTGGAGGACCCCTACACCGGCGAGACGATCGACTTCACCGCGGACAGGCCGCAGGAGGTGCAGATCGACCACCTGGTGCCGCTGTCGCTCGCCTGGCGGATGGGTGCCAGCGAGTGGGACCGCGACAAGCGCGTCGAGTTCGCCAACGACCCGGAGAACCTCTTCGCCTCCGACGGACCCGCCAACATGCAGAAGGGTGACGCCGGGCCGGGGGAGTGGCAGCCCTTCGAGGGCTTCCAGTGCACCTACGCGGTCTCCTACATCAACGTCAGCGTGGGCTACGGCCTCCCGGTCGCCAAGGAGGACCACGCCGGCCTGAAGGACATGCTCGCCACCTGCTGA
- a CDS encoding DNA primase, producing MSFTARAVTVTAAGLLAAGFHAVPAFADTVAETAPEAVEAPQQQEAPAATTLSKPADVAPASILPDLGNLIPGDQPDPQPEPEPEPELPDPGPSPEPEPEPEPEPEPELPDPGPSPEPEQPGGGNEGDQQNPGAPGKPGEPGPQGPQGQQGAQGPQGQQGAQGQQGESGQSSTGGDGKSAPQKEGGSSGGSTNQAGQQLPVTGVDLTGFVLGGAVIAGVGAMTVFASRGRAPQLR from the coding sequence ATGTCCTTTACAGCACGCGCGGTCACCGTGACGGCCGCGGGCCTGCTGGCCGCCGGATTCCACGCGGTTCCGGCGTTCGCGGACACCGTTGCGGAGACGGCCCCCGAGGCTGTCGAAGCCCCGCAGCAGCAGGAGGCTCCGGCTGCGACCACGCTCTCCAAGCCCGCTGACGTGGCGCCGGCGAGCATTCTGCCGGACCTCGGGAACCTGATCCCGGGTGACCAGCCGGACCCGCAGCCGGAGCCTGAGCCGGAGCCGGAGCTGCCCGACCCGGGCCCGAGCCCCGAGCCCGAGCCGGAGCCCGAGCCTGAGCCGGAGCCGGAGCTGCCCGACCCGGGCCCGAGCCCCGAGCCGGAGCAGCCGGGTGGCGGCAACGAGGGCGACCAGCAGAACCCGGGGGCGCCGGGCAAGCCGGGCGAGCCCGGTCCCCAGGGCCCGCAGGGTCAGCAGGGCGCTCAGGGGCCGCAGGGCCAGCAGGGTGCCCAGGGCCAGCAGGGCGAGAGCGGCCAGTCCTCGACCGGTGGCGACGGCAAGTCCGCGCCGCAGAAGGAGGGCGGCTCGTCGGGTGGCAGCACCAACCAGGCGGGTCAGCAGCTGCCGGTCACCGGTGTCGACCTCACGGGCTTCGTGCTCGGCGGGGCCGTCATCGCCGGTGTCGGTGCGATGACCGTGTTCGCGTCGCGGGGCCGCGCCCCGCAGCTGCGCTAG
- a CDS encoding MFS transporter, protein MAVGRQARAAGRRAVRARRAVAVLFFANGFTYTNVVPWLPAIKDGLGLSNAALGAAIAAMPFGALLTGMLAGPLIARFGSGRVAVAAGALGACVLPLVAAAPGWWALAAALFALGVADAWMDAAMNAHGLRVQRRYGRSIINTFHAVWSIAAVAGGLVGASMAQLGVPLALHLTGVAVLLVAAVLATSRFLLPGPEHTEYGVGAVSAPGPRELLRWARPALGTLLTLSLLLMLAGAIEDSAASWGAVYTHGELGAPLLLAGLPFIACQAMMTVGRLVGDRLTDRFGPVAVARGGAVLAAAGMAVALVWPTAASAIAGFGMVGLGVATLFPLTLAAAGDVPGVRSGDGVVVVGWLGRFGFMLFPPLVGAVADASSLGTALWLVPLGALTAAVLAFALRPRAAGGGQVTRT, encoded by the coding sequence GTGGCGGTCGGCCGACAGGCGCGGGCGGCGGGACGGCGAGCCGTGCGCGCGCGGCGCGCGGTGGCCGTGCTCTTCTTCGCCAACGGCTTCACCTACACCAACGTGGTGCCCTGGCTTCCCGCGATCAAGGACGGCTTGGGCCTGTCCAACGCGGCACTGGGCGCTGCGATCGCGGCCATGCCGTTCGGTGCGCTGCTGACCGGGATGCTGGCCGGTCCGCTGATCGCGCGGTTCGGCAGCGGGCGCGTCGCGGTGGCCGCCGGAGCGCTGGGCGCCTGTGTACTGCCGCTGGTGGCGGCGGCACCGGGGTGGTGGGCGCTGGCGGCGGCGCTGTTCGCGCTCGGGGTCGCCGACGCGTGGATGGATGCGGCGATGAACGCCCACGGGCTGCGGGTGCAGCGCCGCTACGGGCGCTCGATCATCAACACCTTCCACGCCGTGTGGAGCATCGCCGCCGTCGCCGGCGGGCTGGTCGGTGCGAGCATGGCGCAGCTGGGCGTGCCGCTGGCGCTGCACCTGACCGGGGTCGCGGTGCTGCTCGTCGCCGCGGTCCTCGCGACCTCGCGGTTCCTGCTGCCCGGGCCGGAGCACACCGAATACGGCGTCGGCGCCGTCTCCGCGCCGGGTCCGCGGGAGCTGCTGCGGTGGGCGCGCCCGGCCCTCGGCACCCTCCTGACACTGAGCCTGCTGCTCATGCTCGCCGGTGCGATCGAGGATTCGGCCGCGTCCTGGGGCGCGGTCTACACGCACGGCGAACTCGGTGCCCCGCTGCTGCTCGCGGGCCTCCCCTTCATCGCCTGCCAGGCGATGATGACGGTGGGGCGGCTGGTCGGCGACCGGCTGACCGACCGGTTCGGCCCGGTGGCGGTGGCGCGCGGCGGGGCGGTCCTCGCGGCCGCGGGCATGGCGGTGGCGCTGGTGTGGCCGACGGCCGCGAGCGCGATCGCCGGGTTCGGCATGGTGGGGCTGGGGGTGGCGACGCTCTTCCCCCTCACCCTGGCGGCCGCCGGGGACGTTCCCGGGGTGCGCAGCGGCGACGGGGTGGTGGTCGTCGGGTGGCTGGGGCGGTTCGGGTTCATGCTGTTCCCGCCGCTGGTGGGAGCGGTCGCCGACGCCTCGTCGCTGGGGACGGCGCTGTGGCTGGTACCGCTGGGGGCCCTGACCGCGGCGGTGCTCGCCTTCGCGCTGCGCCCGCGCGCCGCGGGCGGAGGTCAGGTCACCCGGACATAG
- a CDS encoding GNAT family N-acetyltransferase → MIDLSALREKPTLSGEHVRLVPVSEEHADDFYASMRDEEVRRLTGTHRRFGYAEIRRWCATRAEQLDRVDLAIIERPTGRFVGELALNDIDADNESAAYRIALSAIEFTGQGLGKEATRLVLEYAFDHLGLHRVWLDVYAFNMRAIAVYRACGFSVEGRLRDALLWEGRRHDALIMAVLESDYRKAAG, encoded by the coding sequence ATGATCGACCTGAGCGCCCTGCGCGAGAAGCCCACGCTTTCGGGTGAGCACGTCCGCCTGGTGCCGGTGAGTGAGGAACACGCCGACGACTTCTACGCGTCGATGCGGGACGAGGAGGTGCGCCGCCTGACGGGGACGCACCGGAGGTTCGGCTACGCCGAGATCCGACGCTGGTGCGCGACCCGGGCCGAGCAGCTCGACCGGGTGGATCTGGCCATCATCGAGCGGCCCACCGGGCGCTTCGTCGGCGAGCTCGCCCTCAACGACATCGACGCCGACAACGAGAGCGCCGCGTACCGCATCGCCCTGTCGGCCATCGAGTTCACCGGGCAGGGGCTGGGCAAGGAAGCCACCCGCCTGGTTCTGGAGTACGCCTTCGACCACCTGGGCCTGCACCGGGTCTGGCTCGACGTCTACGCCTTCAACATGCGGGCGATCGCCGTCTACCGCGCCTGCGGGTTCAGCGTCGAGGGCCGCCTGCGCGACGCCCTGCTGTGGGAGGGCCGCCGCCACGACGCCCTCATCATGGCCGTGCTGGAGAGCGACTACCGCAAGGCGGCCGGCTGA
- a CDS encoding phosphoribosyltransferase family protein, protein MNPLPVSLPFTDRSEAGRRLAERVRELDLDNDPIVLALPRGGVPVGAELARRLGIPLDVLLVRKIGLPGHAELGVGAIAEDGQVAFDDVALARLHVPRSALMGTVDQERAELDRRLRAYRGSRSSPRLGGRDVVVVDDGVATGGTARSALRMVRRAHPSRVVLAVPVGSQQAVEALRPEADELVVLTAPDNFHAVGEWYRDFAQLTDTDVTALLSELREAEAGAEAERAVRIRAGDVHLDADLTTPASARGVVVFALGHGRHDPRHRAVAARMRRSGLATLLIDLLTSEEWHRANGGGGEEVTAMTLAARLEEAVDWVRRATDVGDSRVGLFGAGAGAPAALAAAAGRPDDVAAVAAHGGRIDLAEERLPGVRAPTLVLLEGGDSFIRELTEWALGRLGAPHELRVVPGVEQLLGEPGGWREVGAAATEWFGRHL, encoded by the coding sequence ATGAATCCGCTACCCGTATCGCTGCCGTTCACCGACAGGTCCGAGGCCGGACGTCGGCTCGCCGAGCGTGTGCGCGAGCTCGACCTCGACAACGACCCCATCGTGCTGGCACTGCCGCGCGGCGGGGTGCCGGTCGGCGCCGAGCTGGCCCGCCGCCTGGGGATCCCGCTCGATGTGCTGCTGGTCCGCAAGATCGGCCTGCCCGGCCACGCCGAGCTCGGCGTGGGCGCCATCGCCGAGGACGGCCAGGTCGCCTTCGACGACGTCGCCCTCGCCCGCCTGCATGTGCCCCGATCCGCCCTGATGGGAACGGTCGACCAGGAGCGTGCCGAGCTCGACCGCCGCCTGCGGGCCTACCGCGGGTCGCGGTCGTCGCCGCGGTTGGGCGGCCGGGACGTGGTCGTCGTGGACGACGGTGTCGCCACCGGCGGCACCGCGCGCTCGGCGCTGCGCATGGTCCGCCGCGCCCATCCCTCGCGGGTGGTGCTCGCGGTGCCCGTCGGTTCGCAGCAGGCCGTGGAGGCGCTGCGCCCCGAGGCCGACGAGCTGGTGGTGCTGACCGCGCCGGACAACTTCCACGCGGTGGGGGAGTGGTACCGCGACTTCGCCCAGCTGACCGATACCGACGTGACGGCGCTGCTGTCCGAGCTGCGCGAGGCGGAGGCCGGGGCCGAGGCGGAGCGAGCGGTCCGGATCCGCGCGGGCGACGTCCACCTGGACGCCGACCTCACGACCCCGGCGTCGGCGCGGGGCGTGGTCGTCTTCGCGCTCGGGCACGGGCGGCACGACCCGCGCCACCGGGCGGTCGCCGCGCGGATGCGGCGGTCGGGCCTGGCCACCCTGCTGATCGACCTGCTGACGTCGGAGGAGTGGCACCGCGCCAACGGCGGGGGCGGCGAGGAGGTCACCGCCATGACGCTGGCCGCGCGGCTGGAGGAGGCGGTGGACTGGGTGCGCCGGGCCACGGACGTGGGCGATTCCCGTGTGGGGCTGTTCGGTGCGGGTGCGGGGGCGCCGGCGGCGCTGGCCGCCGCGGCCGGCCGCCCCGACGACGTCGCGGCGGTCGCGGCGCACGGCGGCCGGATCGATCTCGCCGAGGAGCGGCTGCCCGGGGTGCGGGCGCCGACGCTCGTGCTGCTGGAGGGGGGTGACTCGTTCATCCGCGAGCTCACCGAGTGGGCGCTGGGCCGACTGGGGGCACCGCATGAGCTGCGGGTCGTGCCGGGGGTCGAGCAGCTGCTCGGGGAGCCGGGCGGGTGGCGGGAGGTCGGGGCCGCCGCGACCGAGTGGTTCGGCCGGCACCTTTGA
- a CDS encoding WhiB family transcriptional regulator: protein MSQVRRQAALRPRPSWGWQDAAACRGEDLVLFFGPDGERQPEREIRERKAKEICGACPVRTECLDYAISRPEKYGTWGGLNEDERASERRRRMRRANAA from the coding sequence ATGTCTCAGGTACGTCGGCAGGCCGCGCTGCGCCCCCGCCCGAGCTGGGGGTGGCAGGATGCCGCCGCGTGCCGGGGCGAAGACCTCGTGCTCTTCTTCGGCCCCGATGGCGAACGCCAGCCGGAGCGGGAGATCCGCGAGCGCAAGGCAAAGGAGATCTGTGGCGCCTGCCCCGTCCGTACCGAGTGTCTCGACTACGCGATCTCGCGGCCCGAGAAGTACGGTACCTGGGGCGGCCTCAACGAGGACGAGCGGGCCTCGGAGCGTCGGCGCCGAATGCGCCGCGCCAACGCCGCCTGA